The following proteins are co-located in the Trichocoleus sp. FACHB-46 genome:
- a CDS encoding WD40 repeat domain-containing protein, whose amino-acid sequence MTGKQISQKSGLVDLTAWTASKLKSGMTQAVLDALKGNGSVVGNQVGSAWQQAQLQSTFSVYPALVSSVAFSADGQTLICGHSAWGGQPGHTIKVWHRQTRKLLNSFPSHIGSVSSIAVSSIAINAKLASIGTAPDDQLETAQEVHPYLVSSSADEDAIKVWDLRTRTLLHTLRDHTAGVKTVAIAPDGQIAASGSYDNSVKLWDLSTGTWQQTFLGHTDTVSGVAFDPQGQVLASCSYDQTIKLWDLKTGELSSTLVGHSHRVTSLAFSPDGSILASASEDKTIRLWNWASGELQIILNGHAGDVLSVAFSPDGQTVASGSADETVKLWCPLTGRLLRTFGKSWSRLLPGHAKWVSTVSFSLDGCSLASGCTDGSIKIWSCTK is encoded by the coding sequence ATGACTGGTAAGCAAATTTCTCAAAAGAGTGGTCTGGTAGATTTAACGGCTTGGACTGCTTCAAAACTAAAGTCAGGAATGACCCAAGCCGTTCTGGATGCCCTAAAAGGCAATGGCTCAGTGGTTGGGAACCAAGTAGGTTCAGCTTGGCAACAGGCTCAGCTCCAGTCCACCTTCTCGGTCTATCCAGCCTTGGTGTCATCCGTTGCTTTTAGTGCAGATGGACAGACCTTAATTTGTGGTCATTCTGCCTGGGGTGGGCAACCTGGTCACACCATTAAAGTGTGGCACCGACAAACCCGAAAACTTCTTAATAGCTTTCCGAGTCATATTGGTTCTGTCAGTTCCATCGCTGTTAGCTCTATAGCTATAAACGCTAAGCTAGCCAGTATTGGCACCGCTCCAGATGACCAGCTAGAAACTGCCCAAGAAGTCCATCCCTACTTAGTGAGTAGTAGTGCTGATGAGGACGCCATTAAAGTTTGGGATCTACGAACCAGGACTCTATTACATACCCTAAGAGACCATACGGCTGGAGTTAAGACTGTCGCGATCGCTCCCGATGGCCAAATAGCAGCTAGCGGCAGCTATGACAATAGCGTTAAACTCTGGGATCTCTCTACAGGCACGTGGCAGCAAACTTTCTTGGGGCATACGGATACAGTCAGTGGCGTCGCGTTCGATCCCCAAGGCCAAGTTTTGGCGAGTTGTAGCTATGACCAAACTATCAAGCTTTGGGATCTTAAGACAGGCGAACTCTCAAGTACGTTAGTCGGTCATTCCCATCGAGTTACTTCTCTTGCCTTCAGCCCGGACGGTTCTATCTTGGCCAGTGCTAGTGAGGATAAAACAATCAGGCTGTGGAACTGGGCCAGTGGTGAACTGCAAATAATTCTGAATGGACACGCAGGTGATGTTCTATCTGTTGCCTTTAGCCCTGATGGACAAACCGTAGCTAGTGGTAGTGCCGATGAAACGGTGAAGCTTTGGTGTCCTCTAACTGGCAGATTACTTCGAACCTTCGGTAAGTCTTGGAGCCGTCTACTGCCTGGTCATGCCAAATGGGTGAGTACAGTTAGCTTTAGCCTGGATGGTTGTTCTTTAGCCAGCGGTTGTACCGACGGCAGTATCAAAATCTGGAGCTGTACTAAATAA